A window of Planctomycetia bacterium contains these coding sequences:
- a CDS encoding arylsulfatase, with product MKQIPIAFVCLLLVQWTEQHVADAKQPNIVILYADDLGWGDLSVQNPQSKIPTPHLDRLAGEGMRFTNAHSSSGICTPSRYALLEGRYHWRKFHGIVNSFDQPVLDDEKTTLAELLKTKGYRTACIGKWHLGWDWNAIKRHGSKGDGKGFAPDAFDWSKSIPGGPLSHGFDYYFGDDIPNFPPYAWFENDRVVTEPTQRLTTTKPTAEGKWESRPGPAVKDWDFWAVMPTLTEKAVDWIGKRKQDEPFFLYFPFTSPHAPIVPTSDFQGKSQAGGYGDFVAQTDATVGRVMQALEKGGFAENTLVIFSADNGPEGYAYERVKKFNHRSMGPLRGVKRDLWEGGHRVPLVVRWPKTVPAGRVSDDLLSQIDLYATIAAVVGVEIPAGSAEDSYNQLPLLRGESPSARDTLVHNTNPKGYALRHGDWVLIEAKTGGVTKVPSWFDEANGYAENTQPGELYNLLNDLGQKKNLYAEMPEKVTELQERLRAVRGKGQVR from the coding sequence ATGAAGCAAATCCCAATCGCGTTTGTCTGCCTATTGTTGGTTCAGTGGACTGAACAACATGTCGCCGATGCCAAGCAGCCCAACATCGTCATCTTGTATGCCGACGATCTGGGGTGGGGTGATCTGAGCGTTCAGAATCCGCAGTCGAAGATTCCCACGCCGCACCTGGATCGTTTGGCCGGCGAAGGGATGCGATTTACGAATGCCCACAGTTCATCGGGCATTTGCACGCCGAGCCGTTATGCCCTGCTCGAAGGGCGCTACCATTGGCGCAAGTTCCACGGCATCGTGAACTCGTTCGATCAACCGGTTTTGGACGACGAGAAAACGACGCTGGCCGAGTTGCTCAAAACCAAGGGGTATCGGACCGCTTGCATCGGCAAATGGCATTTGGGGTGGGACTGGAATGCGATTAAGCGACATGGCTCGAAAGGCGACGGCAAAGGCTTCGCTCCTGATGCCTTCGATTGGTCGAAGTCGATTCCCGGCGGTCCCTTATCCCACGGCTTCGACTATTACTTCGGCGACGATATTCCCAACTTCCCGCCATACGCGTGGTTCGAGAACGATCGCGTCGTCACCGAACCGACGCAGCGGTTGACGACCACAAAGCCGACCGCCGAAGGGAAATGGGAATCGCGTCCCGGACCGGCCGTGAAGGACTGGGACTTCTGGGCCGTGATGCCGACCCTCACGGAAAAGGCCGTCGACTGGATCGGGAAGCGGAAGCAAGACGAACCGTTCTTCCTGTACTTCCCCTTCACTTCGCCTCATGCGCCGATCGTTCCCACGTCGGATTTTCAAGGTAAGTCGCAGGCCGGAGGCTACGGAGACTTCGTGGCGCAGACCGATGCGACCGTGGGACGCGTGATGCAAGCCTTGGAAAAGGGAGGCTTCGCCGAGAACACGCTCGTCATCTTCTCCGCCGACAACGGGCCGGAGGGATACGCCTACGAGCGCGTGAAGAAGTTCAACCACCGTAGTATGGGACCGCTGCGAGGGGTGAAACGTGATCTGTGGGAGGGGGGCCACCGCGTGCCGCTGGTCGTGCGTTGGCCGAAAACCGTTCCTGCGGGACGGGTCAGCGACGACCTGTTGAGCCAGATCGATCTCTATGCCACGATCGCCGCCGTCGTCGGTGTCGAAATCCCCGCCGGTTCTGCTGAAGACAGCTACAATCAACTCCCGTTGCTCCGCGGCGAGTCACCATCCGCACGCGACACGCTCGTACACAACACCAATCCCAAAGGCTACGCGCTGCGGCACGGCGACTGGGTACTTATCGAGGCGAAGACCGGAGGCGTGACGAAAGTCCCGTCCTGGTTCGACGAAGCAAATGGTTACGCCGAAAACACGCAGCCAGGCGAACTCTACAACCTGCTTAACGACCTCGGACAGAAGAAGAATCTCTACGCCGAAATGCCGGAGAAGGTCACGGAGTTGCAAGAACGCCTCCGAGCCGTCCGCGGCAAAGGCCAAGTCCGCTAA
- a CDS encoding sulfatase-like hydrolase/transferase: MIRLLFLLLVLIGAAACHAADRADTPPPPKPNILFIVSDDQRGDCVGALGHPDLKTPALDTLVARGHVFRNTYCMGSMVGAVCQPSRTMLMTGRSLWRVPGRTEVETPTMGSVFRKAGYDTLFIGKQGNTYRPGNEAFETFVYHGEKNHIEAPIYMADKTIEWLREHPSGAGKPFFIYLGPPVPHDPRVSPAKYMEMYDPAKLTLPKSFMPQHPFDNGELRIRDEMLAPFPRTEAEMRRQLADYYAITSHLDFHVGRVLDELKAQGRLENTLIVYTSDHGLAVGGMHGLMGKQNLYEHNKPPLIIAGPGIAPGKSDALVYLYDLFPTLCDYAGLAVPERVDGRSLLPVIKGEKKGVRDLLLGGYRDCQRMIRDQRWKLIEYRAADGRHTQLFDLENDPDELSNLAADTAHAETLANLRQKLAAARDASGDPIDFEAPFSRIGDGKGASAKKKKVKDSP; encoded by the coding sequence ATGATTCGGTTGCTTTTCTTGTTGCTCGTTCTCATTGGTGCAGCGGCCTGTCACGCCGCCGACAGAGCGGATACGCCGCCTCCACCTAAGCCCAATATTCTGTTCATCGTCTCAGACGATCAACGCGGAGATTGCGTCGGCGCGCTGGGACATCCCGATCTGAAAACGCCGGCCCTCGATACGCTTGTCGCGCGCGGCCATGTGTTTCGCAATACCTACTGCATGGGTAGCATGGTCGGCGCGGTCTGTCAGCCGAGTCGAACCATGCTGATGACGGGCCGTTCTCTGTGGCGAGTTCCGGGGCGTACCGAAGTCGAAACGCCGACGATGGGTTCGGTGTTCCGCAAAGCGGGTTACGACACGTTGTTTATCGGCAAGCAGGGCAACACCTATCGACCCGGTAACGAAGCCTTCGAGACGTTCGTTTACCACGGCGAGAAGAACCATATCGAAGCCCCGATCTACATGGCGGATAAGACGATCGAGTGGCTGCGCGAGCACCCTAGCGGCGCAGGCAAACCTTTCTTCATCTATCTCGGTCCGCCGGTGCCGCACGATCCGCGCGTGTCCCCGGCGAAGTACATGGAAATGTACGATCCGGCGAAACTCACGCTGCCGAAGAGTTTTATGCCGCAACATCCGTTCGACAACGGCGAGTTGCGAATCCGTGACGAAATGCTGGCTCCGTTCCCACGCACGGAAGCGGAGATGCGTCGACAACTGGCGGACTACTACGCGATCACGTCGCATCTCGATTTTCACGTCGGTCGGGTTCTAGATGAGTTGAAAGCGCAAGGTCGGCTCGAGAACACGCTCATCGTCTATACCAGCGACCATGGCCTTGCGGTCGGCGGAATGCACGGTCTGATGGGCAAGCAAAATCTCTACGAGCACAACAAGCCGCCGCTGATCATCGCCGGACCAGGCATCGCCCCAGGTAAGAGCGATGCGCTCGTCTATCTCTACGATTTGTTCCCCACGCTCTGCGACTACGCCGGCCTCGCGGTTCCTGAACGAGTCGACGGCCGTAGCTTGCTGCCGGTGATCAAGGGAGAGAAAAAGGGGGTCCGCGATTTGTTGCTCGGCGGCTATCGCGACTGCCAGCGGATGATTCGCGACCAACGCTGGAAGCTGATCGAGTACCGAGCCGCAGACGGTCGTCATACCCAACTGTTCGATCTCGAAAACGACCCGGATGAGTTGAGCAACCTGGCCGCCGATACGGCACACGCAGAGACTTTGGCGAATCTCCGCCAAAAACTCGCTGCCGCTCGTGACGCATCCGGAGATCCGATCGACTTCGAGGCGCCTTTTTCCCGTATCGGCGACGGCAAGGGAGCCTCCGCAAAAAAGAAGAAAGTTAAGGACTCGCCATGA
- a CDS encoding arylsulfatase, which translates to MKQRIIILTACLLLCVQASTSAADKPNILVILADDLGVGDMHLLNPGHGKIKTPHLDRLAAAGMTFTDAHSGSSVCTPTRYGLLTGRYAWRTRLQAGVLDGGNDEPLIVADRLTLPGLLRQHGYSTGCIGKWHLGFNSEMASSKPAKKPRGGLPVGSRIVGGPTTRGFDYYWGCSNARTMSSLIENDRVIESVEPIAMLPRLTKRAVDYLGERAADANAGRPFFLYVPLTSPHTPIIPTEEWQGKSGLGDYGDFVMQTDAAVGDLLAALDRHGLTNNTLVVFSSDNGCSPQAGIKKLEAQGHFASGPFRGYKADIWEGGHRVPFFVRWPGIVKPASKSSQTICLGDLMATCAELLGAKLPEAAAEDSISILSLLRGDDKPVHDAVVHHSINGRFAIRAGDWKLAFCSGSGGWGSPKDEVAGQQALAEVQLYNLADDPGEKTNLQQEYPEVVARLTTQMQQFIADGRSTPGAKQPNDVNIQLFKKPIPSPKRTK; encoded by the coding sequence ATGAAACAACGAATTATTATCCTGACGGCCTGCCTGCTCCTTTGCGTTCAGGCTAGTACCTCTGCTGCCGACAAGCCCAACATCCTCGTCATCCTCGCCGATGACCTGGGGGTCGGCGATATGCACTTATTGAATCCCGGGCATGGCAAGATCAAGACGCCGCATCTCGACCGCCTCGCCGCCGCAGGGATGACATTCACCGACGCTCATAGCGGCTCGTCGGTTTGCACACCGACGCGTTACGGACTGCTGACCGGTCGTTACGCCTGGCGAACGCGATTGCAAGCCGGCGTGCTCGACGGCGGTAACGATGAACCGCTCATCGTCGCGGATCGGCTCACCTTGCCGGGCCTGCTCCGACAACACGGTTACTCGACAGGTTGCATCGGCAAGTGGCACCTCGGCTTCAACTCCGAGATGGCTTCCTCTAAGCCCGCAAAAAAGCCGCGCGGCGGGCTGCCCGTAGGCTCTCGCATCGTCGGCGGCCCGACGACCCGCGGGTTCGATTACTACTGGGGCTGTTCCAATGCCCGCACGATGTCGAGCCTGATCGAAAATGACCGCGTAATCGAAAGCGTCGAACCGATCGCGATGCTGCCGCGTTTGACGAAGCGGGCTGTCGATTATCTGGGAGAACGCGCCGCCGACGCTAATGCCGGCCGCCCGTTCTTTCTCTATGTGCCGCTGACATCGCCGCACACGCCGATCATCCCGACCGAGGAGTGGCAAGGCAAAAGCGGTCTCGGCGACTACGGCGATTTTGTGATGCAAACCGACGCCGCGGTCGGCGACTTGCTCGCGGCCCTCGATCGACACGGTTTAACGAACAACACGCTCGTTGTCTTTTCCAGCGACAACGGCTGCTCACCGCAGGCCGGTATCAAAAAGCTCGAAGCTCAAGGTCACTTCGCGAGCGGGCCGTTTCGCGGCTACAAGGCCGATATCTGGGAAGGAGGCCATCGAGTGCCGTTCTTCGTGCGTTGGCCGGGCATCGTCAAGCCTGCGAGCAAAAGCTCGCAAACGATCTGCCTCGGCGATCTGATGGCGACATGCGCTGAGTTGCTAGGAGCAAAACTACCCGAAGCCGCTGCCGAGGATAGTATCAGCATTCTGTCGCTGCTGCGAGGCGACGACAAGCCGGTTCATGACGCGGTCGTGCATCACTCGATTAACGGTCGCTTCGCAATTCGCGCCGGAGACTGGAAACTGGCGTTCTGCTCAGGCTCGGGCGGTTGGGGTAGTCCGAAGGACGAAGTCGCCGGACAACAGGCGCTCGCCGAGGTGCAGTTATATAATCTCGCCGACGATCCGGGCGAGAAAACCAACCTGCAACAAGAATATCCGGAGGTCGTCGCGCGTCTGACTACTCAGATGCAGCAATTCATCGCCGACGGACGTAGCACTCCCGGGGCGAAGCAGCCGAACGATGTCAACATTCAGTTGTTCAAGAAGCCGATTCCATCGCCCAAGAGAACAAAATGA
- a CDS encoding alpha/beta hydrolase, which produces MRFTNFPSILLLIALSTTTLAEEKSTKVPSGRSYTYKTSAGKPRAMEIYFPPNHDPTKSKVPGMILFHGGGWSGGSLDQFRFACAYFAGRGLVCATAEYQMLRKDDTADLPKGESRKRVCVVDAKSAIRWFKQHAGELGIDPARIITGGGSAGGHISALATMNPGLNDPADPKDINTSVVAYLWFNPAFSPGDDKDPEIHILHHQQADVPPAIVFFGDQDNWKEGWDTAQGKWRSLGTKTIELQIAPGQSHGFFNKEPWRTLTLISADEFLVKQGLLAGKPTLQAPATAEKLIADPKE; this is translated from the coding sequence ATGAGATTCACCAACTTTCCGAGCATCCTGTTACTAATCGCTTTGTCGACGACGACCCTCGCGGAGGAAAAGTCTACCAAAGTGCCTTCCGGTCGGTCGTACACCTACAAAACATCCGCCGGCAAACCGCGCGCGATGGAAATCTATTTTCCGCCGAATCACGACCCTACGAAGTCGAAAGTGCCGGGCATGATCCTCTTTCACGGCGGCGGCTGGAGCGGCGGCTCGCTGGATCAGTTCCGCTTCGCCTGCGCCTACTTCGCCGGCCGTGGGTTGGTCTGCGCTACGGCTGAGTATCAGATGCTCCGCAAGGACGACACTGCGGACCTGCCAAAGGGCGAATCGCGCAAGCGCGTTTGTGTCGTTGATGCGAAGAGCGCCATCCGTTGGTTCAAGCAACATGCGGGTGAACTCGGCATTGATCCCGCTCGCATCATCACCGGCGGCGGCAGTGCGGGCGGCCACATCAGCGCTCTAGCCACCATGAACCCCGGCCTCAACGATCCGGCTGATCCGAAGGACATCAACACGAGCGTTGTCGCCTATCTTTGGTTCAACCCCGCCTTTTCCCCGGGTGATGACAAGGATCCCGAGATCCACATCCTGCACCATCAACAGGCGGATGTCCCGCCGGCAATCGTATTCTTCGGCGATCAGGACAACTGGAAGGAAGGCTGGGACACGGCCCAAGGGAAATGGCGATCTCTCGGCACGAAAACCATCGAACTTCAGATCGCTCCCGGCCAGTCGCACGGCTTCTTCAACAAAGAGCCATGGCGCACCCTCACGCTCATCTCCGCCGACGAGTTTTTGGTCAAGCAAGGCTTGCTCGCCGGCAAGCCGACTCTCCAGGCCCCGGCCACGGCGGAGAAACTTATTGCCGATCCCAAAGAATGA